Genomic window (Cucumis sativus cultivar 9930 chromosome 2, Cucumber_9930_V3, whole genome shotgun sequence):
GAGATTAAACCTCACTATGGTTCTTAACTATTCCTCTTAAACTCTATACTATTCCACTTACCACTTGGTCTATAAGATCCCACTCAACCACCCTAAAATGGCATAAAAagttatcattattttaagatttaaaatatcattttgttttctgtatTCCTTCTTTGTACTCTAaaatttgttctattttagttCCATATAGTTTCACatatttgttctattttagttCCATATAGTTTCACATATTTGCTCTAGTTTTGTAGTTACGTAGGAAACATTGAACGAATAATTATGGACAAGGTAACATAAATTACATCctaaattataaagaataccattaattaaacttcggtttttatttttttcaaaagttagtAATATAATCATTTgcatttcataaacattccAAAACTAGCTATCTTTTTGGGTAGATATCCTTTAGAatgttaaaacaaaaattgatgaGGAACAAATACGTTGTTGCTTGTTTGGATTAAGTTTAAAAGGAATGCCGCGTATGTCAATTTGTTTGTCCAATATTCTAACGTTTTTTCTATTCtaatgataattttgaaatgtttactAAAGGTTAAGAGTACTACTACAACTTTTAAAGAatgtgattatttttttaaatacaaatagtAAAGTTTAGATCTCAATGGGCATAAACTCTATTTTACGAATGGTTAAAACTcctcattttgaaaatagtttgatTTAGTTTTAGTCGCCAATCATtgaaccaaaaataaaatgagatgCATGTAACATATTTAGTTAGATTCTCAAAACATCAGATCTCCAAACACTCTTACAAACAAGAAGCAAACAATCTATACGAACactaaagaaatcaaaatagaatgaaaaagGAATAGGTTCCTGTTTGCAAAGCCAAACACATTGTATTTTGAGGAACCTTAcgaaaactatttaaaatcacttttgtcatttttaaaaatcactccaaattaaaatatgtttttaattattctttaatttgatgCACAACACACTGTACGAGTTTTTGAgtaattgtaaatatgacaaaaatgattctaatcatttcaaaatcaatctcAAACATGTAGAACATGAATAGTTTTATGGATTGATCCAACCGAAAATGTGAACCACGAAAAGGAATTAGAGTAATTCCATTAGAAAGAGGCCATAAACTAAAACCCAATATTTGTTAAGAACACAACTAGCAGATAAACATCACAACCTCCTCCTTCAGATtgccttctttcttctatatatatttcattatttgcCCCCACAATGTCTCCAAAgtcttccctttctttctcttttcttctcttcaatggccttttctctttgtaatctccctccctccctctcaTCAAACTTTATCTCTAAACACATACATGTATTCACGAAAGTATGATGTtgtctattttaaatatgcaTTTATAcgatttagttttgaaaaaaattgatctcTACATGTTGGGTTTAGCTTCAAAATGGTTGTACACACTTAGTCCTTTAgctttaagttttaatttgtgtCTATTTAATCTCAAATatctttgttaattaataGACATTAACGCTAATAATTGAAAGTGAGTATCTAATCAAAACTAGCTTAAAAGTGTAAACCTTGAAAATTAATGGCCatgtcataaacaaaattatcttctttgaaacaaaactaaaaaaaaaaaaaaagagctaaTCGTGTGacattttgaaacaaaaggATCAAAAGTTTTAGTTccattaataattttaaaccaaCCAACTGAAACTTCAGTTAGAactgaattttcaatttggcAATTAGTTCTAAAGTTCACCTCTCTTCGAAAATTTGTCCTAATCTAAGTGATcaactcttcttttcttaaatcTATCATACAACTCAAATCATGAATCACACACGAAAGGACAACATTTTTCgcaacttaaaataatttgaaactaaCATTCATGTATAATTCACattgcaaaaataaaacaagggTGTTGAAACTCATTGAAAGATGATAATCTTAGAAACAATTACATAAATTGAGAATTACTCAAACTATAATAGTTAGGGAACATCCCCACCCAATGGAATGATGGTTAGGATTTTCCTCCACATTGTTCCTCAAGACAAATCCATGAAAAAGCTCAAAACACCTTTTTAGAACTAATAAAACATTGAAATTAGTGACCCAAACATTGAATCGtaacattataataataaaatttgaatcatgCCCAACTTGAACCTAGCCCTCTTATCCGTGATTGGTTGCACAATCCATTGGttcctttttattaatttggaaattaaaCAATGGTGTGCAAGATCGGTTTTTGTTCGAGTTTCTGTATGTTTACaatttgtttgagtttgatttcaatttagtttgtatgtttcaacatttatattttttatcttcaattttcttttggtataCACTTTTAATTGATACttgttaattagttaatttaaaacaattatgaagtaaaattttaaattttaatatgttagCGTGAGTACGgttaaactttaattatttataattcattaaaattaagtgATAAGTATCGTAAAAGTGAGATTTTAGTTGAAATATAGGACcaacttaaaataaatcataaattatgatgaaaactaaattaaactaaattcaaaaggAGAGAAGTATTGATATAATGATCCAATGCATTATGCAAccaataaggaaaaaaaaggagtaGGTTCAAGTTGAgcatcattttaatttatttagtattatTGCTCTTACTATTCAATGTTTGGCACACTAATTTCAATGCCTTTTAATacaatttctaatttctttttcttttttaaaaaattaaaacctttaatacatatatacttctcattttaattgatttttaaatcaatatatttatttataagtctatataactttctttttctttttaaaaaaaaacattttatactACGATTTAGAAACGTGAAATCGTTGAACTCATGTTAACAAGAAATTTAggttttagttcatttttaaaaattgattattttagtttcttaaaCATGTAGTAATGAATAAActgaaataattattattttttttttaaaaaaagaaaagtttaatttggATATGGAAGAATAAAACTAAAACGAAACCTAGGATGCAAAATGtagtattaaatatttgagatTGAAAAAAGCATCATAttgtataaaattatttagggGTTTGCTTCCACGCAaagactttttctttctttgtacaaagaaagagaaatggagAGGATGTGTGGGTTTGTGATCCCAGATGTGGACCACTCTATTCCCTTACtcgttttttatattatatagttgtCTACTTCATCCCTCACTTTATACTCTTACATGGTCGAGATTtgtttgaacatttactaaattaaccATAGTTATACTTGGTTTAGTGGCAGTTTGATTAGAAAATCCTCTCCAGCCTATTGATGCTCACTCTATTGTTATGTAGTAATTAATTGGATTCATTATACTAAGgttaaattattcaatatgGTCTCTAATATTGTGAAAGTTCCATATTTTGATTGGTTTGTCAATACAAACATTGTTCCATTGGTTGACATATGAGAGTGTTAAAAACCAAAGAGTTTATTGTTCAAAATTTCCTATTTTcaattgtactaaaaaagtgttatttatttgatttcgCTTATTTTCAACTACGGCATCTTTTTATGTGGCGATGAATGTTAATGTTTTCAACTTCGTAGAGATTACGTAACCTAAATGTAAttgatcaatatatatatatatatatatattcaatttttgtcGACATGTTAACATTTCCGTAgatatttttacaattctaTGTTCGTGAAAAACtatgtttataagaaaatttatcaTCAAGTTGCAACTTCCTCatatttgtgacattttaaaaaattattatatctcTTAGATATTAAATTGAACCGTATATATCTCAAATAAACAGAGGGACTAAgtagacaaaaagaaaacttggaaaacttattaaatataggactattttcaaatatagcaaaatatcatagTTTATCTACGAGGATCGCGATAGACTATTATCTGTCTTCGCTCTATTTGTATCatactaaacaaaaataataatttactgtagatattttgctacattgtagatatttttagaagaCTTAAGAATCTACGTAAGTTCAAACATTTATGGTATAAgtatgagttatgaagtatagaaagaaaatcataGTGACCTacaacatattttcttttaataattataaaaaagaaaaaagaaaaattgtctAAGCTATTGAGTTGATTTGGTGTCCACATCTTTGTCTAAGCAAAAGATGCATTAattacatattaaaatttgaccaTATTCAATATGTTATAAACACTAATGACCACAATCCTTTTTGGTACAAAAGTTAAGAGAAAATGGGAATTATTAATTAAGGCTTGTAATTATGAATTGATTGTGACCTAAGCTCTCCAAATCACAAATATGTATTCACTTCCAACAAACAattacctaaatatttttaaacagttgtaaaaagtttcaaaacaattcgatagattttaaatatagtaaaatatcacGGACTATATTTGCGTCTATTTATATCATTATTGACACATTCTATCTCGATCCATTCTAGATTGTGATAGTTtgttacttttattaaatattttggtttattttgatatatttaagaatagtctcaataaaaaattatataaatatttttattggtgtcgatagtaaaaaaaaaaatatttcattaataatattcctcacttttataaaataattaaatagaaaatggtcaaaaataaaatatttatagtagaaaaattaagtgtaAATGAACATGACCATAGGGGAAGTAgttggtaatttttttcaattttttaaaaaactagtATTTCAtctcataataataataataataataattttttaaaaaaataaatatcaaaagcTAAAGATagtaatgaaataattttacatGATTTTTgccaaaaaataatattgatgagcaacaaacttttcaaagtcattAGAAATGAATtaacctttaaaaaaataaaataaaaaaatacaaatctaTAGGCAACAATTTGAATATGCACAATCAAATTGAGTTTCTAcgaatttaaattaattaccttcttaaaataatcaagttaaataaaaataaagaaagaaaagtttgataaaccaATTTGGTAGAGTAGGCTTTTTGAGATATTGTCCACTTATTGAGTATTCAATTTTGAGTACAATGATAGCTTTAAAACATGTTCCCCTACTATCacacattatttaatatatcatAATGTATATaacattcattttaatattcaccaaattattcatttacaatcattatataaataatttgtatatgTCTATCTATGCACTATTTTTTTGTGGATTtatgattttacttttctattCCTCACATTTgtgagaaatacaaaaaaccaactccatattttatttaaataatataatactttcttgaaataaataattccaTAAATATTACTATTTAATCCAACAATGATTAAGTGTTAATCTTTCTATATTTAGCCTAGAGTATTATTAATCCttgatttaaatttcattttagtttttattgttttcttttgttttctttttttacttttaactaaaaacattatttttagatataacaaaatatcacattaCACATAATTTTCACATACAACTCTACACTAACATAAAGTGTAAAGATTGATATTGAGATTTTAATgcttataatatattataagcACATAAATtgataagaagaagaaaaaagagaagcgTAATTATTGGCGATCCATAAGGGCATTTTGGTAAGGGGAAGTTTATATAAATCCCCAAACCGAGTTTCACTCTCACTCACTCACCGTACTCTCCATTTTCAGACCTCAAAACTTTTCCACCTCAACCTCTCAGCAATGGCGATGGCTTTCAAAATGGTAAAATCTATACTAATTTCCTTCACTTCATCTCTTACAATCAATatcctcatttttttttcttttcttcttcaggCAACCACTGGAATGTGGGTAAGCGACGAGTGTAAGAATTCATTCATGGAGatgaaatggaagaaagtGCATAGGTATATCGTGTTTAAGATCGACGAAGGATCCAGATTAGTCACCGTCGATAAAGTCGGCGGTCCTGCCGAAAGCTACGATGATCTCACCGCTTCATTACCAAACGATGACTGTCGATACGCGGTCTTCGATTTTGATTTCGTTACTGTTGATAATTGCCGTAAGAGCAAGATCTTCTTCATCGCTTGGTATATTCATCGATTCTGTTCTGTTTTTCCTCGATCGCGCATGTGAATCTTGCTTTTCTGTTAAAATCTCTGATTGATTCATTAGATGAGTTTTTGGTTGGTTGGTTCTGATTGTAATGATCAGGATACATGGAATTAAACCCTGActaattgtttgaattgaagGGATCTGTTTGAATGATTTGGTACAGGTCACCGACGGAATCAAGAATAAGAGCGAAAATTTTGTATGCAACTTCAAAGGATGGATTGAGGAGAGTACTTGAAGGAATTCATTATGAAGTTCAAGCAACTGATCCAACGGAGATGGGGATCGATGTGATCAAGGACAGagcaaaatgaacaaataattagaaagaaagaaaaaactaatctCTTTAGGTATCTTttactttgaattttgaataatcAAATGACTAtctgcttttctttttctttgttcttggtttgttcatcattttttttttttttcttcttcttttgtttgggGACTAAtgtaagtaaaagaaaaaggaggaaaagggaaattaaagccacttttcttttatgtattattaatgggtttaatttggaaagaaagaaaaaggagaaaaggagAGCTTATAATTTATGACTATGATGTTATAGTGtgtaatttaaatcttataattgtaattcaaatacattattgttcttcttgttcttattatttttattatctttttcccttttcattttcttccccacttcctatttgatttttgacaCCACCATTTCTTCATTCATACACTTTATgcaattatttatcatttatttttttttaggtttagatatatgtatatcaattatatatagatatacatatatatgtgcTAAAGATATAGATTGAagttctacttttttttttttttagaattgttatcaatacaaaatttagaaattcataaaaaaaaatcttgtaaaaaaacatacattaatgaaaatattgatatgtaaagaacataaatttaaatatatgttggGAATTTGAGattggaaaaaagaatgaatctGTAggaattttataataatatttatgaaagtgAGATTGATAgtactatttatatatagtttataagaTCAATAATACAATTAGAATACATCATCCAACATACACACATGAgattttaatgtaaataatgaatttataTCACATTATTTTACATTACGACTTGTTTGTTTGTGATAGAAGATTGGAATATGATGACGCATGAAATGATCATATGATTTATTTGGAAGCCATTTTtagatgataataataatgatgatataAAGTctctaaattaatattatactATATGCTTTTGTTTATGTATTGTGACCATATATGAAGTATTATTGCATGGTGGGTAATTATGGACAATGACTTAGGAACACAAATGTGTTGAGGTTTTGGATGAAAGATGAGTAATGatggttcattttctttttcagctGCAAGAAAGTAGACATAAAGacaattaaataacatattgACATTATATAACCATCAtcaattgtttctttttagggttaattttggaataattatatatacttttgtgACGTGTTATAAGAATATTGATGTTTATCcaaatttatcaatgataggtATTAGTAGTCAATGTCTATAAATGCATTGATTGATAGGATATTaatctatcaatgtctatcagAATCTGAAACTTTactaaattttggtttattacgttagtattgaaaaaatatcCATAATTATCAACTATTAAtctcaatataaatatatgaatactAATAATAAGATTTATAACTTAGTTTGGAAGTAAAAGTGATtccattattaatttaaataacttctttatttattcaataGTCGACACATATACGCATACCATCGTACTAAAGTATTGCCGGTAGATAATCTAGTCTTGAGGCTAATTGTACAAATActacaaatttattatagttgaattagaaattatatatatatattaataaggTCTATGTAACTGTATTtgctaaattgcaaaaatagcaaatttaaattctGATAACCCTTTGATAGTTGTCTAATA
Coding sequences:
- the LOC101217451 gene encoding actin-depolymerizing factor 5 — encoded protein: MAMAFKMATTGMWVSDECKNSFMEMKWKKVHRYIVFKIDEGSRLVTVDKVGGPAESYDDLTASLPNDDCRYAVFDFDFVTVDNCRKSKIFFIAWSPTESRIRAKILYATSKDGLRRVLEGIHYEVQATDPTEMGIDVIKDRAK